From Limibacter armeniacum, one genomic window encodes:
- a CDS encoding NADP-dependent oxidoreductase has protein sequence MSQTILLANRPQGTPQLSDFEFIEEEVQSLEDGQLLLELEYVSVDPYLRGRMNDAKSYIPPFELNKPITSGCVARVKESKNDGFQQDDYVTGMLPWKKQQIHSGADLTKVDPNQAPLSAYLGVLGITGLTAYCGLMEIGKPKQGESLVVSGAAGAVGSIVGQIGKILGLHVVGIAGTDEKINMLKGEFGFDAGINYKTTKNMKTTIAEVCPDGVDIYFDNVGGEIADAVLFSINKYARIIVCGAISVYNETSPPTGLSVQPFLVKNTALMQGFLISDYKQQFPKAIKAIAGWLQEGKLKYEETIVEGFENIPQAFLGLFSGKNKGKMVVKV, from the coding sequence ATGTCTCAAACAATCCTACTAGCAAACCGCCCCCAAGGAACCCCTCAACTATCTGATTTCGAATTTATTGAAGAAGAAGTTCAGTCACTGGAAGACGGACAGCTGCTACTCGAACTGGAATATGTATCCGTTGATCCATACCTCCGAGGACGAATGAATGACGCTAAGTCCTATATACCACCATTTGAATTGAACAAGCCTATTACATCTGGCTGTGTAGCCCGGGTAAAGGAGTCCAAAAACGATGGTTTTCAGCAAGATGACTATGTTACCGGAATGCTCCCTTGGAAAAAGCAACAAATACATTCTGGAGCTGACCTGACCAAGGTCGACCCAAACCAGGCGCCGCTTTCTGCATATCTTGGGGTGCTCGGAATCACAGGCCTGACTGCTTATTGTGGACTGATGGAAATCGGAAAACCCAAGCAGGGAGAATCACTGGTGGTTAGTGGTGCTGCAGGTGCGGTGGGCAGTATCGTTGGACAGATCGGTAAAATACTTGGACTCCATGTGGTGGGTATTGCCGGCACTGATGAGAAAATTAATATGCTAAAGGGAGAATTCGGATTCGATGCGGGCATCAATTACAAGACCACGAAGAATATGAAAACGACCATCGCAGAGGTCTGTCCGGATGGTGTAGACATTTATTTCGATAACGTGGGCGGCGAAATTGCTGATGCTGTTTTATTCTCCATCAACAAATACGCCCGTATCATCGTATGCGGAGCCATTTCCGTGTACAATGAAACGTCACCTCCCACAGGCCTCAGTGTACAGCCCTTCCTAGTCAAAAACACTGCACTTATGCAGGGATTCCTGATATCCGACTATAAGCAGCAATTTCCCAAAGCAATCAAAGCCATAGCTGGCTGGCTTCAGGAAGGGAAACTCAAGTATGAGGAAACTATCGTGGAAGGCTTTGAGAATATCCCGCAGGCATTCCTAGGTCTATTCAGTGGCAAAAACAAAGGTAAAATGGTGGTGAAGGTTTAA
- a CDS encoding transposase family protein, with translation MKPKSISARRLQSLTSLTKEELRELEGIFSYVYVEALQQYTMKGRPRRKPLKKLDDYRNSSLQGIETKLFFILYSLKENPTQESLGLYFNISQSKVSEWLYFLGNCLLQTLNYVGELPANVMEEFRKKLKPYWSEVFLVDGVERLIQRPKDSEKQKMNYSGKKKRHTTKNLVITDKEGKQVLYLSETVAGSIHDKKLFDQQQFAFPKKGIKLLGDLAFKGIDLDNVTFIVPIKKHKGIELPDFMKEANRKLASIRVRVEHAICGIKRLRILKDIFRLRREGALDRVMKIGAGLHNFRSRRRRLVNT, from the coding sequence GTGAAACCTAAATCCATAAGTGCCCGTCGCCTACAGAGTTTAACGTCCTTGACCAAGGAAGAGTTGAGAGAATTGGAAGGAATTTTCTCATATGTTTATGTTGAAGCCTTACAGCAGTATACCATGAAAGGGAGGCCTCGCAGGAAGCCTTTGAAGAAGCTGGATGATTACCGTAACAGCAGTCTCCAAGGGATAGAGACTAAACTCTTTTTTATTCTATATAGCTTGAAGGAGAATCCCACGCAAGAATCACTAGGATTGTATTTCAATATCAGTCAAAGTAAGGTAAGTGAATGGCTATATTTCCTGGGAAACTGCTTACTACAAACATTAAATTATGTAGGAGAGCTACCTGCCAATGTAATGGAAGAGTTTCGAAAAAAACTTAAGCCTTACTGGAGTGAAGTATTCTTAGTGGATGGAGTAGAACGCCTCATACAGCGTCCAAAGGACTCGGAAAAGCAAAAGATGAACTACAGTGGAAAGAAGAAGAGACATACTACCAAGAACCTTGTCATCACCGACAAAGAGGGTAAGCAAGTGCTCTATCTTTCTGAGACTGTAGCAGGTAGTATTCATGATAAAAAGCTTTTTGATCAACAACAGTTTGCCTTTCCTAAAAAAGGTATCAAGCTACTGGGGGACTTAGCCTTCAAGGGCATTGATCTTGATAATGTTACATTCATTGTGCCTATCAAAAAACACAAAGGGATTGAGCTACCTGATTTTATGAAAGAGGCGAATAGAAAGCTGGCAAGTATAAGGGTTCGTGTTGAGCATGCTATCTGCGGGATTAAAAGGCTCAGAATCCTCAAGGATATTTTCAGGCTAAGAAGAGAAGGGGCATTAGATAGAGTGATGAAAATTGGAGCGGGTTTACATAACTTCAGATCTCGAAGGAGAAGACTTGTTAATACATAG